From one Rhodamnia argentea isolate NSW1041297 chromosome 1, ASM2092103v1, whole genome shotgun sequence genomic stretch:
- the LOC115751807 gene encoding nuclear transcription factor Y subunit B-4-like, whose protein sequence is MEESNNNLGVANNAPGDDDGRLKEQDRLLPIANVGRIMKQNLPSNAKVSKEAKETMQECVSEFISFVTSEASDKCRKERRKTVNGDDICWAMQTLGFDDYAGALRSYLHRYREIEGERVNQEKAASGGSEGLVRDHHHWQEQSSHAAIGHQHHSDNRAEEASSSFLSFDASDQRRNFGSSSRPL, encoded by the coding sequence ATGGAGGAGAGCAATAACAACCTCGGGGTGGCCAATAATGCCCCCGGCGACGACGACGGGCGGCTCAAGGAGCAAGACCGGCTGCTTCCGATAGCGAACGTCGGCCGGATCATGAAACAGAACCTGCCGTCGAACGCCAAGGTCTCCAAGGAGGCGAAGGAGACGATGCAGGAGTGCGTGTCGGAGTTCATTAGCTTCGTCACGAGCGAGGCGTCCGACAAGTGCCggaaggagaggaggaagaCCGTGAACGGCGACGACATCTGCTGGGCGATGCAAACCCTAGGATTCGATGACTATGCGGGCGCTTTGAGGAGCTACTTGCATAGATATCGGGAAATAGAAGGGGAGAGAGTGAATCAAGAGAAGGCCGCGAGCGGCGGCAGCGAAGGGTTAGTGAGAGATCATCATCACTGGCAAGAGCAATCTTCACATGCGGCTATTGGTCATCAGCATCATAGCGATAACCGAGCGGAAGAAGCTTCGAGTTCGTTCTTGAGTTTTGATGCGTCAGATCAGAGGAGGAATTTCGGCTCTTCTTCGAGGCCACTTTGA